One genomic segment of Mus pahari chromosome 4, PAHARI_EIJ_v1.1, whole genome shotgun sequence includes these proteins:
- the Gabpb2 gene encoding GA-binding protein subunit beta-2: MSLVDLGKRLLEAARKGQDDEVRTLMANGAPFTTDWLGTSPLHLAAQYGHYSTAEVLLRAGVSRDARTKVDRTPLHMAAADGHAHIVELLVRSGADVNAKDMLQMTALHWATEHRHRDVVELLIKYGADVHAFSKFDKSAFDIALEKNNTDILVMLQEAMQNQVNTNHERANPVANPVTVTAPFIFTSGEVVNLASFVSSANTKATSANLEEIEEGNSLDSSIQKVVGSGGQRVITIVTDGVPLGNIQTSIPTGGLGQPFIVTMQDGQQVLTVPAGQVAEETIIEDEDEEEVKLPLVKRPRMAEMTNSVEEMKEGSERELLQQQLQEANRRAQEYRHQLLKKEQEAEQYRLRLEAMARQQPNGVDFTVVEEVAEVDAVVVTEGDEVERATQVMKSGRTTEPHTNVSIETISS; this comes from the exons ATGTCTCTGGTGGACTTGGGGAAGAGGCTGCTAGAAGCTGCACGGAAAGGCCAAGACGATGAAGTGAGGACACTGATGGCAAATGGGGCTCCATTCACCACAGACTGG CTCGGAACATCACCGCTTCACCTTGCAGCCCAGTATGGTCATTATTCCACAGCAGAAGTGCTCCTTCGAGCTGGCGTTAGCAGGGATGCCCGGACCAAAGTGGACAGGACCCCTTTGCATATGGCTGCAGCTGATGGACATGCTCACATCGTGGAACTGCTTGTTAGG AGTGGTGCAGATGTAAATGCAAAGGACATGCTGCAGATGACAGCTCTGCACTGGGCCACGGAGCACCGTCACCGGGATGTCGTCGAGTTACTTATCAAATATGGAGCTGATGTCCACGCTTTCAGCAAATTTGATAAGTCTGCCTTTGACATCGCACTGGAGAAAAACAATACTGACATTTTGGTCATGCTTCAG GAAGCAATGCAGAATCAGGTGAACACTAACCACGAGAGAGCCAACCCAGTGGCTAACCCTGTGACTGTGACTGCTCCGTTCATCTTCACCTCTGGAGAGGTCGTTAACCTCGCTAGCTTTGTTTCTTCAGCCAACACCAAAGCAACCTCAG CTAATTTAGAAGAAATCGAAGAAGGAAATTCTCTTGACTCCTCGATCCAGAAAGTGGTGgggagtggaggccagagggtcaTCACCATAGTGACTGATGGGGTCCCTCTGGGTAACATTCAAACTTCTATCCCTACTGGAGGTCTTGGCCAGCCATTTATTGTAACTATGCAAGATGGACAACAAG TTCTCACTGTGCCTGCTGGTCAGGTTGCAGAGGAAACGATAATTGAAGATGAAGACGAGGAAGAAGTGAAATTGCCATTGGTGAAGAGACCAAGGATGGCAGAGATGACAAATAGTGTTGAGGAAATGAAG GAAGGCAGTGAAAGAGAACTACTGCAGCAACAGCTCCAGGAGGCCAACCGAAGAGCCCAGGAGTACAGACACCAGCTCCTCAAGAAAGAGCAGGAGGCCGAGCAGTATCGGCTCAGGCTGGAGGCTATGGCTCGGCAGCAGCCCAACGGAGTTGATTTCACTGTAGTTGAGGAAGTAGCTGAAGTGGATGCTGTAGTGGTGACAGAAGGGGACGAGGTAGAAAGAGCAACACAAGTCATGAAGTCAGGAAGGACCACGGAGCCTCACACTAACGTTTCCATAGAAACTATTTCATCCTAA